The DNA sequence CGGATGATGGCCGAATCGCGGATGGCGCCGTTGACGACGAGCCCCGACCACCCGTTGTTCATGCCCAGCCCGGCGATGACGTCGCCGACGAGGGCGGTGTGCACCGAGGCGTCGCCGTCGATCACCAGCACGCCGCCGTCGCCCGGCTCGCCCAGGACCTTCTTGAGCAGGGCGTTGTCCTGGAAGCACGAGACGGTGGTGATGCGTCCGGAGAAGCGCGCGCGGCCACCGTACTGGGTGAACTGGGTGTCGCAGCTGCGCACCTCCGGGCCGATCTCGTCGACCAGGTCGGCGGTGGCGGGCACGTCGGGTAGGGCGGCGTCGGTCATGGAGTACTCCCCGTCTCGCGTCGGTGCGCACCGGACACGCGGGCCCGGGCTCGA is a window from the Tomitella gaofuii genome containing:
- the rraA gene encoding ribonuclease E activity regulator RraA → MTDAALPDVPATADLVDEIGPEVRSCDTQFTQYGGRARFSGRITTVSCFQDNALLKKVLGEPGDGGVLVIDGDASVHTALVGDVIAGLGMNNGWSGLVVNGAIRDSAIIRTLDIGCKALGTNPRKSGKTGAGRRDVVVRIGGVEFVPGEMLYSDDDGIVVREE